One stretch of Paraburkholderia fungorum DNA includes these proteins:
- the mdtD gene encoding multidrug transporter subunit MdtD, with translation MSTPTPPAAASSAPPARSLSVMLWVVATGFFMQTLDSTIVNTALPAMATSLGELPLRMQSVVIAYSLTMAVMIPVSGWLADKLGTRRVFMSAILVFTIGSLLCANAHTLNQLVIFRIAQGVGGAMLLPVGRLAVLRTFPAERYLPALSFVAIPGLIGPLIGPTLGGWLVKIASWHWIFLINVPVGIIGCIATFIFMPDSRNEDTGKFDLKGYLLLIVGMIAISFALDGRTEFGIQHATVLVLLILSLGCFVAYGLHAQREPSPIFSLDLFKIHTFSVGLLGNLFARIGSGSMPYLIPLLLQVSLGYSAFEAGLMMLPVAAAGMASKRLVTKLIIKYSYRSVLIVNTVLVGVAMASFALTSANQPLWLRLVQLALFGAVNSIQFTAMNTLTLKDLGTGGASSGNSLFSLVQMLSMSLGVTVAGALLATFTGLLQRVTAINSLPAFHATFLCVGIITAGSSWIFAQLSPDIRTPVRKTDPSERT, from the coding sequence ATGTCCACGCCGACTCCGCCTGCCGCCGCTTCCTCCGCCCCTCCGGCCCGCTCGCTCAGCGTGATGCTGTGGGTTGTCGCCACGGGCTTCTTCATGCAGACGCTCGATTCGACCATCGTCAACACCGCGCTGCCCGCGATGGCGACGAGCCTCGGCGAATTGCCGCTGCGTATGCAATCGGTGGTGATCGCCTATTCGCTGACGATGGCGGTCATGATTCCGGTGTCTGGCTGGCTCGCCGACAAACTCGGCACCCGGCGCGTATTCATGAGCGCGATCCTCGTGTTCACGATCGGTTCGCTGCTGTGCGCGAACGCGCACACGCTGAACCAGCTGGTCATTTTCCGCATCGCGCAAGGCGTGGGAGGCGCGATGCTGTTGCCAGTGGGACGGCTCGCGGTGCTGCGCACCTTTCCGGCCGAACGCTATTTGCCCGCGTTGTCGTTCGTTGCGATACCTGGTTTGATCGGACCACTGATTGGCCCGACGCTCGGCGGCTGGCTGGTGAAAATCGCATCGTGGCACTGGATTTTTCTGATCAACGTGCCGGTGGGCATTATCGGCTGCATTGCGACGTTTATTTTTATGCCGGACAGCCGCAACGAGGACACCGGCAAGTTCGACCTGAAGGGTTACCTGCTGCTGATTGTCGGCATGATCGCGATCTCGTTTGCGCTCGACGGCCGCACGGAATTCGGTATTCAACACGCCACCGTGCTGGTACTGCTGATTCTGAGTCTCGGCTGCTTCGTCGCGTACGGTCTGCATGCGCAACGCGAACCCTCTCCGATTTTCTCGCTGGATCTCTTCAAGATTCACACGTTCAGCGTCGGGCTGCTGGGCAATCTGTTCGCGCGAATCGGCAGCGGCTCGATGCCTTATCTGATTCCTCTGCTATTGCAGGTGAGTCTCGGCTATAGCGCGTTCGAAGCCGGCCTGATGATGCTACCGGTCGCCGCCGCCGGCATGGCGTCCAAACGACTCGTGACGAAGTTGATCATTAAGTACAGCTACCGCAGCGTGTTGATCGTCAACACGGTACTGGTCGGCGTCGCCATGGCGAGTTTCGCGCTCACGAGCGCAAATCAGCCGCTGTGGCTGCGGCTGGTGCAACTCGCGCTGTTCGGCGCCGTCAACTCGATCCAGTTCACCGCGATGAACACGTTGACGCTCAAAGACCTGGGCACCGGAGGCGCCAGCAGCGGCAATAGCCTGTTTTCGCTGGTCCAGATGCTGTCGATGAGTCTCGGCGTGACTGTCGCAGGCGCGTTGCTCGCAACCTTCACGGGCCTGCTCCAGCGAGTGACGGCGATCAATTCTCTGCCTGCATTTCATGCGACCTTTTTGTGCGTTGGGATTATCACGGCGGGCTCGTCGTGGATCTTTGCGCAGTTGTCGCCGGATATCCGCACGCCGGTGAGGAAGACGGATCCGTCGGAGCGGACTTGA
- a CDS encoding NYN domain-containing protein: MASSNETVSMALFCDFENVALGVRDAKYDKFDIKLVLERLLLKGSIVVKKAYCDWDRYKSFKGAMHEANFELIEIPHVRQSGKNSADIRLVVDALDLCYTKSHVNTFVIISGDSDFSPLVSKLRENAKQVIGVGVQQSTSDLLIANCDEFFFYDDLVRESQRAVAKRESTRPPKDAQQAARRAPGEEKPRHKDDLEKRRTKAVEIAVQTFDALASERGDSGKIWASVLKNAIKRRKPDFNETYYGFRAFGNLLEEAHARGLLEFGRDEKSGAYVYRSNAASAAGENMNEPVEAESSEQLYETQVAEAVVAETVAKHESRRRGRGNRKQGRGQQEAVHDERTIAGQAIDVQPGESERYEQDWSTSEPVFEQPDAASVASEASSFAPERGAVESENAIAGALPAGSEEHQEADDKPAERRKTRAPRKTAAKKAKKSAPRSIDEIPEIAVPAEPTAPSNDVQEAPVAAKKAARKAAPRSRRPRKAATESDS, encoded by the coding sequence ATGGCGTCATCCAACGAAACCGTCAGCATGGCGCTATTCTGCGACTTCGAAAATGTCGCGCTAGGCGTGCGCGACGCGAAGTACGACAAGTTCGATATCAAGCTGGTGCTCGAACGTCTGTTGCTCAAGGGCAGCATTGTCGTGAAAAAAGCCTACTGCGACTGGGACCGCTACAAAAGTTTTAAAGGCGCGATGCACGAGGCCAATTTCGAATTGATCGAAATTCCGCACGTTCGCCAATCGGGCAAGAATTCCGCCGACATCCGGCTCGTGGTCGATGCACTCGACCTCTGCTACACGAAGTCTCACGTCAATACGTTCGTGATTATCAGCGGCGACTCCGATTTTTCACCGCTGGTGTCAAAGCTTCGCGAAAACGCCAAACAGGTGATTGGCGTGGGCGTGCAGCAATCCACGTCGGATCTGCTGATCGCGAATTGCGACGAATTCTTTTTTTACGACGACCTGGTGCGCGAAAGCCAGCGGGCAGTCGCCAAACGGGAGTCCACGCGTCCGCCCAAAGATGCTCAGCAGGCGGCCAGACGCGCGCCGGGCGAGGAGAAGCCCCGTCACAAGGACGACCTGGAAAAGCGGCGCACCAAAGCGGTCGAAATTGCAGTGCAAACATTCGACGCGCTTGCGTCGGAGCGCGGCGACAGCGGCAAGATCTGGGCGTCGGTGCTGAAGAACGCGATCAAGCGTCGGAAGCCGGACTTCAACGAGACGTACTACGGTTTCCGCGCGTTCGGCAATCTGCTCGAAGAAGCGCACGCGCGTGGGCTGCTCGAATTTGGCCGTGATGAGAAGTCGGGTGCGTATGTGTATCGGAGTAACGCTGCGAGTGCTGCGGGCGAGAATATGAATGAGCCGGTCGAGGCCGAATCGTCCGAGCAGTTGTATGAAACGCAGGTTGCTGAGGCTGTGGTGGCCGAGACAGTTGCCAAGCATGAGTCTCGGCGTCGTGGCCGAGGCAATCGCAAGCAAGGCCGTGGCCAGCAGGAAGCCGTTCACGACGAGCGGACCATCGCCGGGCAGGCGATCGACGTTCAACCGGGGGAAAGCGAACGGTATGAGCAGGATTGGTCTACCAGCGAGCCTGTTTTCGAACAACCGGATGCGGCTTCGGTAGCGTCGGAAGCCTCTTCATTCGCACCAGAACGAGGCGCGGTTGAATCGGAGAACGCCATCGCCGGAGCGCTCCCCGCTGGGAGCGAAGAGCACCAGGAAGCAGACGACAAGCCCGCTGAACGTCGCAAAACAAGAGCACCGCGCAAAACAGCCGCGAAGAAAGCGAAGAAAAGCGCGCCGCGATCAATCGATGAAATACCCGAGATCGCCGTGCCTGCTGAGCCGACCGCGCCGTCGAACGATGTGCAGGAGGCTCCGGTTGCCGCAAAGAAGGCCGCACGAAAAGCCGCGCCGCGAAGCCGGCGTCCGCGCAAGGCAGCCACAGAGAGCGACTCTTAG
- a CDS encoding PLP-dependent aminotransferase family protein produces MKLEIQLDRENGVPLTEQIVTGVMGWIRSRATHPGSKLPSIRQFAADFNVSRFPVIEAYDRLVSLGYVDSRHGSGFYVADRQPVGPHCQGTSDPRRAEDESGHLLQQFNHPGETLKLCSGFIPEGWRDMESIAQAIRHVSRTDPASMVDYATPLGNLTLREHLQSRIGLLGIQADTSQILITNGASQAFDLLMRYMLKAGDTIFVEDPGYYNLYGLFKLHGVNLIGIPRTRNGPDLDVLQTQLKLHRPKLLFINTVFHNPTGTTVAPQVAFRILQLAREHGFAIIEDDIYADFQTELTDRLATLDQLEHVIYVGGLSKTLSSSLRIGCVVASHAIIKDLVDIKMLTSIGGSRFAEAVAVAMLERGAYRKYLERLRRRMRDALGSTIRTLEDAGWEIFDKPVGGKFVWARVPHVGNAERLVECGAPMGVTVVPGSHFRPNMEVSPWIRIHVAFGNDPKAQAFFRAAAELDGD; encoded by the coding sequence ATGAAACTCGAAATCCAGCTTGATCGTGAAAACGGCGTACCGCTGACCGAGCAGATCGTCACAGGCGTCATGGGCTGGATCCGGTCTCGCGCGACACATCCGGGTTCGAAGCTGCCGTCCATTCGCCAGTTCGCCGCCGATTTCAACGTGAGCCGTTTCCCCGTGATCGAGGCTTATGACCGGCTCGTGTCGCTGGGTTATGTCGATTCGCGCCACGGTTCGGGCTTCTATGTCGCCGACCGTCAGCCGGTTGGCCCGCACTGTCAGGGCACCTCGGACCCGCGCCGCGCCGAGGACGAATCGGGACATCTGCTGCAGCAGTTCAACCATCCGGGCGAGACGCTCAAGCTGTGCAGCGGGTTTATCCCCGAAGGCTGGCGCGACATGGAGAGCATTGCGCAGGCCATTCGTCACGTGTCGCGCACCGATCCGGCGAGCATGGTCGATTACGCCACGCCGCTGGGCAATCTGACGTTGCGCGAACACCTGCAAAGCCGCATCGGCCTGCTGGGAATTCAGGCCGACACCTCGCAGATTCTGATCACCAACGGCGCAAGCCAGGCGTTCGATCTGCTGATGCGCTACATGCTCAAGGCCGGCGACACGATCTTTGTCGAAGACCCCGGTTACTACAATCTGTACGGGCTGTTCAAGCTGCACGGCGTGAATCTGATCGGCATTCCGCGCACACGGAACGGTCCCGATCTCGATGTGCTGCAGACGCAACTCAAGCTGCACCGGCCCAAGCTACTGTTCATCAACACGGTGTTCCACAATCCGACCGGCACGACGGTCGCTCCGCAGGTGGCGTTCCGCATCCTGCAACTGGCGCGCGAGCATGGTTTCGCGATCATCGAAGACGATATCTACGCCGATTTCCAGACCGAACTCACCGACCGGCTCGCGACGCTCGACCAGCTCGAGCATGTGATTTACGTGGGCGGGTTGTCGAAGACGCTGTCGTCGTCGCTGCGAATCGGCTGCGTGGTCGCGAGCCACGCGATCATCAAGGATCTGGTCGACATCAAGATGCTGACCAGCATTGGCGGCTCGCGCTTTGCCGAAGCAGTGGCCGTGGCGATGCTGGAGCGCGGCGCCTATCGCAAATATCTGGAGCGCCTGCGACGCCGGATGCGCGACGCGCTGGGCTCGACCATCCGCACGCTCGAAGATGCCGGCTGGGAGATTTTCGACAAGCCGGTGGGCGGCAAGTTTGTGTGGGCGCGGGTGCCCCATGTCGGCAATGCTGAGCGGCTGGTGGAATGCGGTGCCCCCATGGGCGTGACCGTGGTGCCGGGCAGCCACTTTCGGCCGAACATGGAAGTTAGCCCCTGGATCAGGATTCATGTGGCGTTTGGGAATGATCCCAAGGCGCAAGCGTTTTTTCGTGCGGCGGCGGAGTTGGACGGCGATTGA
- a CDS encoding EAL domain-containing protein, with translation MSMIELDPPGFQPPRPVAGDEGSRRTVLYGGYTVFSVFQPVFSVSHRRAIGYHASLRAHDEHAQQVPSHEVFTQAARRGDLLELGRLAESLHLGNFNAFDSHDEWLFLSLHPAALMDTSYGDALLAGLKALGLPPQRVVLEVSEQAGGETTRFAEIIDALRKSGFLIALDGFGAKHSNIDRVWNLRPDIVTLDRCILAQASEHSHIERVLPGLVSLLHESGQLVLMGGLTTERDALIALECNVDFVQGAFFAGPSVEPVKPQAAAGLMDSLSAALRERVTARERAQSTRLAPYVTALETAAAQLVAGDSISAATAPLLTLGETARCFVLDGSGRQIGDNVLPPGRTSQRAKRFRPLLHSEGASWERRPYFIQAMRVPGQVHLTPPYLSINEAHLCVTASIAAHTPHGTQVLCVDINWEVAAHRN, from the coding sequence ATGAGCATGATCGAACTCGATCCTCCCGGCTTTCAGCCGCCGCGCCCGGTAGCAGGCGACGAAGGCTCCCGGCGCACCGTTCTATACGGCGGCTACACCGTATTCAGCGTGTTTCAGCCGGTTTTTTCGGTGTCGCACCGGCGTGCGATCGGGTACCACGCGTCGCTGCGCGCCCACGACGAACATGCGCAGCAGGTGCCGTCGCACGAAGTTTTCACGCAGGCCGCCCGACGCGGTGACCTGCTGGAACTCGGCCGGCTGGCCGAATCGCTGCATCTCGGCAATTTCAACGCCTTCGACAGCCACGACGAATGGCTCTTTCTGAGCCTGCACCCAGCGGCGCTGATGGACACGAGCTACGGCGATGCGCTGCTTGCCGGCCTCAAAGCCCTCGGCTTGCCGCCTCAGCGCGTGGTGCTGGAGGTGTCCGAACAGGCAGGTGGTGAAACCACGCGCTTCGCCGAAATCATCGATGCGCTGCGCAAATCCGGCTTTCTGATCGCGCTCGACGGCTTCGGCGCGAAGCATTCGAACATTGACCGCGTGTGGAATCTGCGGCCGGACATCGTCACACTCGATCGCTGCATTCTCGCGCAAGCCAGCGAACACTCGCATATCGAACGCGTGCTGCCTGGCCTCGTTTCGCTGCTGCACGAATCCGGACAACTTGTGCTGATGGGCGGCCTCACCACCGAGCGCGACGCGCTGATCGCGCTCGAATGCAACGTGGACTTTGTCCAGGGCGCATTCTTTGCGGGTCCGAGTGTCGAGCCGGTTAAACCGCAAGCGGCGGCCGGTTTGATGGACTCGCTTTCCGCAGCACTTCGCGAACGGGTCACCGCACGCGAACGCGCACAATCCACGCGACTCGCACCCTACGTCACCGCACTGGAAACCGCAGCCGCACAATTGGTTGCCGGTGACTCGATTTCAGCAGCAACCGCACCGCTACTTACGCTCGGCGAAACAGCCCGCTGCTTCGTACTAGACGGGTCAGGCCGCCAAATTGGCGATAACGTACTGCCACCGGGGCGCACTTCACAACGCGCCAAACGCTTCCGCCCGCTGCTGCATTCGGAAGGTGCGAGCTGGGAACGCCGACCGTACTTTATCCAGGCGATGCGCGTGCCCGGCCAGGTGCATCTCACTCCCCCCTATCTGTCGATCAATGAGGCCCACCTGTGCGTGACAGCTTCGATCGCCGCCCACACGCCGCACGGCACACAGGTGCTATGCGTAGACATCAACTGGGAAGTCGCCGCTCACCGGAATTGA
- a CDS encoding PQQ-binding-like beta-propeller repeat protein: MWRPRTGTSDPSVATRVCAWLSIALIVSVFVSCGGGGGGSGSGGSAGSSSGSGGGSGASNPTGGSTSGTGTSSTGSGSGGSGTTTGTGSGTGTGSSGSAGGSGGSSTSTIVFATDVLMHHNDLARTGQMLAETALTPTNVNSASFGKVAFLAADGKVDGQPLFVTSLSIGGASHDVVYVVTEHDSVYAYDASTFAQLWKVSLVGSGETPSDDRGCQDITPEIGITSTPVIDRNRGTNGVLYAVAMTKDASGGYHHRLHALDLATGAEVLGGPTEIAATFPGNGAGSVNGVITFNPSLHSVRAALTLVGGTVYMGWTAHCMSGAYNGWLMGYSADTLKQTSVLNVAPNGSQGSVWMAGSGMASDGTSLYVVDGNGTFGTTLNAQGFPVDGDYGNSLMKLSLSNLQVTDYFAMDNVVAEAAADNDFGSGGVMLLPDQTTANGVVKHLAVAAGKDNLIYVVDRDSMGKFNPTTNNIWQELIGTLAGGIWGSPAYYGGVVYYGGLNDNLKALPVTGALLATTAASKSPTTFAYPGATPAVSANGASNAIVWAAENGTTGALHAYDASNLARELYNSNQAGTRDQWGAGNKFITPMIARGKVYVGATNGVAVFGLL; encoded by the coding sequence ATGTGGAGACCCAGAACCGGCACATCTGATCCGAGTGTGGCGACGCGGGTGTGCGCGTGGCTGTCCATAGCGTTGATCGTCTCAGTGTTCGTGTCGTGCGGAGGCGGCGGGGGCGGCTCGGGTTCTGGCGGTTCGGCCGGCTCGTCGTCGGGTTCGGGAGGTGGCAGCGGAGCCAGCAATCCCACTGGCGGGTCGACCAGCGGCACAGGAACCTCGTCGACGGGCTCCGGCAGCGGCGGTAGCGGGACGACTACCGGCACGGGCAGCGGCACTGGCACCGGTTCTTCCGGAAGCGCTGGCGGTTCGGGCGGATCATCCACGTCAACGATCGTTTTTGCCACCGATGTTCTGATGCATCACAACGATCTCGCGCGCACCGGTCAGATGCTCGCCGAGACAGCACTGACTCCTACCAACGTCAATTCCGCCAGCTTCGGTAAAGTCGCGTTTCTTGCCGCCGACGGCAAGGTCGACGGACAGCCGCTGTTCGTCACCAGTCTGTCGATTGGCGGTGCGTCGCACGATGTGGTCTACGTCGTCACCGAGCACGATAGCGTCTACGCATACGACGCCAGCACCTTCGCGCAGCTATGGAAGGTCTCGCTGGTCGGCAGCGGCGAAACACCGAGCGACGACCGGGGCTGCCAGGACATCACGCCCGAAATCGGCATTACGTCGACGCCGGTGATCGACCGCAATCGCGGCACGAATGGCGTGCTCTATGCCGTCGCGATGACGAAGGACGCTAGCGGCGGCTACCACCACCGACTCCATGCGCTCGATCTCGCCACCGGCGCCGAGGTGCTTGGCGGTCCGACGGAAATCGCGGCCACTTTCCCCGGCAATGGCGCGGGAAGTGTCAACGGTGTGATCACGTTCAATCCGTCGCTGCATTCGGTGCGCGCCGCGCTCACGCTGGTCGGCGGAACCGTTTATATGGGCTGGACGGCGCACTGTATGTCGGGCGCATATAACGGCTGGCTGATGGGATATAGCGCCGACACGCTCAAACAGACCAGTGTGCTGAACGTGGCGCCGAACGGCAGCCAGGGATCGGTCTGGATGGCGGGCTCGGGGATGGCATCGGATGGCACCTCGCTCTACGTCGTGGACGGCAACGGCACGTTCGGCACCACGCTGAATGCGCAAGGATTTCCCGTCGATGGCGACTACGGCAACTCGCTGATGAAGTTGTCATTGAGCAATTTGCAGGTGACCGATTATTTCGCGATGGACAACGTCGTCGCCGAGGCCGCCGCCGACAATGACTTCGGCTCGGGTGGCGTGATGTTGCTGCCGGATCAGACGACCGCGAACGGTGTCGTAAAACATCTCGCGGTGGCGGCGGGTAAAGACAACCTGATCTATGTTGTCGATCGCGATTCGATGGGCAAATTCAATCCGACCACCAACAATATCTGGCAGGAGTTGATCGGTACGCTGGCGGGCGGTATCTGGGGATCACCGGCTTACTACGGGGGCGTGGTGTATTACGGTGGCTTGAACGACAACCTGAAGGCGTTGCCGGTCACGGGGGCGCTGTTGGCGACGACCGCCGCGTCGAAAAGTCCGACGACGTTTGCCTACCCCGGTGCGACGCCGGCGGTGTCGGCGAACGGCGCGAGCAACGCAATCGTGTGGGCCGCAGAAAACGGCACAACCGGCGCTTTGCATGCTTACGACGCGAGCAATCTCGCACGCGAGTTGTACAACAGCAACCAGGCCGGAACGCGGGATCAGTGGGGTGCGGGCAATAAATTCATTACGCCGATGATCGCGCGAGGAAAGGTTTATGTGGGCGCGACCAATGGGGTGGCGGTGTTTGGATTGTTGTGA
- the clpP gene encoding ATP-dependent Clp endopeptidase proteolytic subunit ClpP, which yields MHSSHSFITGLGLVPTVIEQSGRGERAYDIYSRLLRERIVFLVGPVNDQSASLIVAQLLFLESENPDKDISFYINSPGGSVYDGLAIYDTMQFIKPEVSTLCTGFAASMGTFLLTAGQRGKRYALPNARIMIHQPSGGSQGTAADIEIQAKEVLYLRERLNAITAERAGRSVEEVARDSDRDNFMSAHEAKEYGLIDDVLETRAALGDPSRYRDM from the coding sequence ATGCATTCCAGCCATTCCTTTATCACCGGTCTCGGCCTTGTACCTACCGTGATCGAACAATCCGGCCGCGGCGAACGTGCGTACGACATTTATTCCCGTCTGCTGCGCGAACGCATCGTGTTTCTGGTCGGCCCGGTGAATGATCAATCGGCTAGTCTGATTGTCGCGCAACTGCTGTTTCTGGAATCGGAAAACCCCGACAAGGATATTTCCTTTTATATCAACTCGCCGGGCGGCTCGGTGTACGACGGCCTTGCGATTTACGACACCATGCAATTCATCAAGCCTGAAGTATCGACGCTTTGCACAGGCTTCGCCGCGAGCATGGGCACCTTCTTGCTGACCGCGGGCCAACGCGGCAAGCGCTATGCATTGCCGAACGCCCGCATCATGATTCACCAGCCATCCGGCGGCAGCCAGGGCACGGCGGCAGACATCGAAATTCAGGCGAAAGAAGTGCTTTATCTGCGAGAGCGGTTGAATGCAATAACCGCCGAGCGCGCCGGGCGCAGCGTCGAAGAGGTAGCGCGAGACTCCGATCGCGACAACTTTATGTCCGCGCACGAGGCCAAGGAATATGGCTTGATCGACGACGTGCTGGAAACACGCGCTGCGCTCGGCGACCCCAGTCGTTATCGGGATATGTAG
- a CDS encoding citrate/2-methylcitrate synthase, which translates to MNATEAAAALGISLPTLYAYVSRGMLSSSADSQGKHRLYDAAEVRRLARRKQDGKRAGKVAQKVLDWGVPVLESSITLVAKGRLLYRGHDAMTLARTASLEEIAALLWDCSARRIADAPAAPLAATQWTAWLKLWSDSTPLDRALVLLPAAAAHMPRVWALGRDAQLDTACAVMRLLAAAMISAAPSNEPLHRQLAAAWNVRNRQQISLLRAALVACADHELNASTFTVRCITSTGTHLFGAVAGGLAALAGPKHGGETTRIAALFDEASRAPDLDRYLANRLALHEQGSYGPGLSGFGHPLYPDGDPRARLLLDMLADCAPARSPMGEVTKLARAVHDTTGAEPTVDYALAAIERVLGLPTGAAFTLFAVGRVVGWIAHAMEQARDGRLIRPRARYIGEYEADTEG; encoded by the coding sequence ATGAACGCCACTGAAGCTGCCGCCGCGCTCGGCATCAGCCTGCCGACTCTGTACGCGTACGTGAGTCGCGGCATGCTGAGTTCGTCGGCGGATAGTCAGGGCAAGCACCGGCTCTACGATGCCGCCGAAGTGCGGCGTCTCGCGCGACGCAAGCAGGACGGCAAGCGCGCCGGCAAGGTCGCGCAAAAGGTGCTGGACTGGGGCGTGCCCGTGCTCGAATCGTCGATCACGCTGGTGGCGAAGGGGCGTCTGCTGTATCGCGGGCACGACGCGATGACGTTGGCGCGCACGGCTTCGCTGGAAGAGATCGCCGCGTTGCTGTGGGATTGCAGCGCGCGCCGGATCGCCGATGCGCCCGCCGCGCCGCTCGCCGCCACGCAATGGACGGCGTGGCTCAAGCTCTGGAGCGACAGCACGCCGCTCGATCGCGCGCTCGTGCTGTTGCCTGCCGCGGCGGCGCACATGCCGCGGGTCTGGGCGCTCGGCCGCGATGCGCAACTCGATACCGCTTGCGCCGTCATGCGGCTGCTGGCGGCGGCGATGATCTCGGCGGCGCCGTCGAACGAACCGCTGCATCGGCAACTGGCTGCGGCGTGGAATGTGCGCAACCGCCAGCAAATCAGCCTGTTGCGCGCGGCGCTGGTCGCGTGCGCGGATCACGAACTGAACGCATCAACCTTTACGGTTCGCTGCATTACGTCGACGGGAACGCACCTGTTCGGCGCGGTGGCGGGAGGGCTGGCCGCATTGGCCGGTCCGAAACACGGCGGCGAGACAACGCGCATTGCCGCGCTGTTCGACGAAGCGTCACGCGCGCCCGATCTCGACCGCTATCTGGCAAACCGTCTCGCGCTGCACGAACAGGGTTCTTATGGACCTGGCCTGTCGGGATTCGGCCATCCGCTTTATCCGGACGGCGACCCGCGCGCGCGGCTCCTGCTCGACATGCTCGCGGACTGTGCGCCCGCGCGCTCGCCGATGGGCGAAGTCACGAAGCTCGCGCGCGCCGTGCACGACACGACCGGCGCGGAGCCGACCGTCGATTACGCGCTGGCGGCGATCGAACGCGTGCTCGGGTTGCCGACCGGAGCCGCCTTCACACTGTTCGCGGTGGGACGGGTGGTCGGCTGGATTGCGCATGCGATGGAACAGGCGCGCGATGGACGTTTGATCCGGCCGCGCGCGAGGTACATCGGGGAATACGAAGCGGACACCGAAGGCTGA
- a CDS encoding DUF2917 domain-containing protein: MREVRIFELEQGEPVAAWRVARPSTFKVISGEIWLTVEGGSEDHWLRTGESIELPRGSVAWISASQCGARFALASGSERAMPKPMFGLSALSRLPRWLGVA; this comes from the coding sequence ATGCGTGAAGTCCGGATTTTCGAATTGGAACAGGGTGAGCCGGTGGCGGCCTGGCGTGTCGCGCGTCCGTCGACCTTCAAGGTGATCTCGGGCGAGATCTGGCTGACCGTCGAGGGTGGCAGCGAGGATCACTGGCTGCGTACCGGTGAATCGATCGAGTTGCCGCGCGGATCGGTTGCGTGGATCAGCGCGAGTCAATGCGGCGCGCGGTTTGCGTTGGCGAGCGGTTCCGAGCGCGCGATGCCGAAGCCGATGTTCGGGTTGTCGGCGCTGAGCCGGCTGCCGCGCTGGCTCGGCGTCGCCTGA
- a CDS encoding sigma-70 family RNA polymerase sigma factor encodes MMEQGNDKASSFEAARARLIALAYRMLGSRAEAEDVVQDVWLKWHLADTRAVQTPAAWLTTLTTRTAIDRLRQAQRERASQASGWLPEPWLDEVAPSAEELALRAAEMSYGVMLLLERLKPDERAAFVLHEAFDCDYAEIASILERTPGACRQIVHRAKARLQRAGAPSQRPDPAAHAQIVERLRTALEARDRTDLLRLFSDSPEIVSDAPVCAAMSAREPASAGWVDTVTSLARQANTAEVVSVQGAMCVVLFFEGDVVGLLDVWTDGVVGSTKIISLRIVTGEERLQALNRVVGRAAVTQLLTRIQQNPAPSIPVSGDFPVDVYA; translated from the coding sequence ATGATGGAACAGGGAAACGACAAGGCATCCAGTTTCGAGGCAGCGCGCGCCCGCCTGATTGCGCTGGCGTACCGAATGCTCGGCAGCCGCGCCGAAGCGGAAGACGTAGTTCAGGACGTCTGGCTCAAGTGGCATCTGGCCGATACACGAGCGGTGCAAACTCCAGCTGCTTGGCTCACCACGCTTACCACCCGTACGGCAATCGACCGTTTGCGGCAGGCGCAGCGCGAACGCGCGTCTCAGGCTTCGGGTTGGCTACCTGAGCCGTGGCTCGATGAGGTTGCGCCGTCGGCGGAAGAGTTGGCTTTGCGGGCAGCGGAGATGTCTTATGGCGTGATGCTGCTGCTCGAACGTCTTAAGCCGGACGAACGCGCTGCGTTCGTGCTGCATGAAGCTTTCGACTGCGATTACGCAGAGATTGCGAGCATTCTTGAGCGCACGCCGGGCGCTTGCCGGCAGATCGTCCATCGGGCCAAAGCGCGTCTGCAACGCGCGGGTGCACCGTCACAACGCCCTGATCCTGCCGCGCATGCACAGATCGTAGAGCGGCTGCGCACAGCGCTGGAGGCGCGGGATCGAACAGATCTGTTGCGGCTCTTCAGCGACTCGCCGGAAATTGTCAGCGACGCGCCCGTTTGCGCCGCTATGTCCGCGCGCGAGCCGGCTTCGGCAGGGTGGGTGGACACCGTTACGTCGCTTGCGCGGCAGGCGAACACGGCCGAGGTGGTATCTGTGCAGGGAGCGATGTGCGTCGTGCTGTTCTTCGAAGGCGACGTGGTCGGTCTGCTCGACGTGTGGACAGACGGCGTGGTGGGGTCGACGAAGATAATCTCGTTGCGCATCGTGACCGGCGAGGAGCGTCTGCAAGCTCTAAATCGCGTGGTAGGTCGTGCGGCAGTCACGCAACTGCTCACACGAATCCAGCAAAATCCCGCTCCGTCAATTCCGGTGAGCGGCGACTTCCCAGTTGATGTCTACGCATAG